Part of the Bacteroidota bacterium genome is shown below.
TTGAAAAACTGTAAATTCATTCTCAGCCTTACTAAAGGTTAATTTTATGTCACGACCGTCACCAAAATCACTATCATCTATTGCCACAACATTATTCGTCTTTCCTGTGGGAATTCCTTCACCTGCGTATATTTCAGCATTTGGTAACGAATTATAAGCAAAATCCCTACAGACCAAATAAGAGCCACTTGGATGAATATATATTCTAATCCATCCGAAAAATGTTCCAGCACCATTATTCATTTTTATACCGATGAATCTATCAGTCGTCATTTTTTGAAAATAACCCCAATTCTGATACTCTCCATTAACCATGGCATAAACAAACAAAGGCACATTATTTTCATAATTTGCCCAAACCTGAGCTCCAATATCTACTGTGTAATTATAATACAGTGAATTTGGATACATATGTCCATCAATAACACATAGAATCTCATTACCATTAAAATGTGCGATTCCATTGACCATTCCACTATCGTTTGGCCATGCTGTGAAAACAGTATCATGAAACAAGGCAAAATCATTTATGTTATCCCCATCAATATCAAGGTATTTAGAACTTTGTGAACCAATTAGGATGGTGTCAGGTTCAATATCAGTATAGACAATTTGAGAAAAACCCGAGTTTAAACAAATTGTTAAGCTTAGTAGAATTATTGCTAAAGAATATTTCATTTTTTTACAATTAGTTAGAAGAAAACATAATTATACAAGCAAGTAGATATAAAATTGCACATATCACAATATAATTCAAATCGAATATACTATAAATATGTGATTTTATTAACTTGCTTTTTAGGCAATCCTCGTTTATCCATCTAACTTATTTTGTACGGAATATTGTTCGTTGACTGTTTTAGATATGTAATTATTTGTACAGAAACACATACTATCAGAAACAAAACTTTGAAGTTTTTGGTTTAAACAGGAAGTGGAATTCAAGTTGATCTAATAACTAAGACCTCATATGCCTCTTCTTTTTTTTCTTCTTTTTTTTGTGTGGATTTGTTTTAGGAATGTCCTGGTCAAGCAAATTTTTCCAATTGGTATCTTCTTTTTCAGCAGGCATTTCGAGCGTTAAATGATACTCACGATTGGTCATTTCAATACAGGGAACTGTCTCAAAAATAAAACGATTTAACAGATTGCGTCATTCGTTCCTCATTCGCAATGACGAATTTGTGAGCTCTGATGAAATATAGAAACAATACAATTATTAATGTAAAAGCCCTAATTTAGAATAATGGAACGAGGAGGTTCAGTATACATTTTAACCAATAAAAATAACACAACACTTTACACTGGAGTTACAAACGATTTAGCAAATCGAGTATTTGAGCATATTTAAGGCATACATCCCAATAGTTTTACAAAAAGATACAATCTTCATAAACTGGTCTACTTCGAAAACTTTCATTCCATTGAGGAGGCTATTGCACGAGAAAAACAAATAAAAGCAGGTTCCAGATATAAAAAGATCCGTCTAATAGAATCAATAAATCCAAACTGGAATAATTTATATGATAGTATTAAAGATATTTGGTAACAAGCATTATAAATCCTTTAATTCTCCTAATCTGTGCATCCTTGCCAACGAAATGGAGTTCAGGAATCTGCTGCAAGGCAACGAAATCAGGAACAGATCGTCATTGCGAACGTAACGAAGTGAAGTGAGGCAATCTGACTCTAGAAAACAAAATCCAATTTATACGATTGCATCATTCGTTCCTCATTCGTAATGATAAAGCCAAGAGGCATTCTTTTCGGAAACAAGAAATAATATGAAACTAAGACCTCATATGCCTCTTCTTATTTTTCTTCTTCTTTTTGTGTGAATTTGTTTTAGGAATGTCCTGATCAAGCAAATTTTTCCAATTGGTATCTTCTTTTTCAGCAGGCATTTCGAGCGTTAAATGATACTCACGATTGGTCATTTCAATACGGGAAACTGCCTTGCCCATATTTTCTTCTATTTCGGCCAATACTTTTTTTTCTTCTTCGCTGCAAAACGAAATGGCAATTCCTTTAGCTCGTCCACGACCAGTACGCCCTACCCGATGCACATAAAACTCAGCTGTATCAGGCAAATCATAATTAATGACATACTCAACCTGTGGAATATCAATACCACGAGCACTTACATCAGTAGCAATCAGTACTTTGAGCTTGCCACTTCTGAAATCCGCCATAGTATGCTCCCGTTCTTCCTGTATCACATCGCTATGGATGGTTTCAGTTTCAATGTTAACACGCTCCATAGCAGCCTTTACACGCTCTGCCCTGACTTTTGTGCGAACAAACACCAATATCTTTTTATCCGCATTATTATTGATCACATCCGCTAAAAAGAAGCGTTTATCATCCATATCAATGAAAGCAACTCCATGCTCGATGTTTTTTGCTACCGGATCTTTAGGTGAAATTTGTATACGTATGGCATTATTCACTAATGAATAAGCTAGTTTTTTAATTTTATCGTTAATCGTAGCCGAAAAGAAAAGAGTTTGTCTGCGTTTGGGTAAATGTTTCATCAAATCCCTGATATCTTTAATAAAGCCCAAATCAAGCATGTGATCAGCTTCATCTAATATCAGAATCTGTATTCGGCTTAATACCAATGATCCCTGACTCACTAAATCGAATAAACGTCCGGGTGTAGCAATTACCACATCCACTCCTTTTTCTAAAGATTCTTTTTGT
Proteins encoded:
- a CDS encoding DEAD/DEAH box helicase, yielding MKFDEYHIAEGIKRSIGNLGYKKPTDIQFKAIPHILNGEDVLAIAHTGTGKTAAFVIPVLHILQQEINKTRQSGVKCLVMAPTHELAQQIDTVFKTIGKHTRIKTLCILGGVDQDPQKESLEKGVDVVIATPGRLFDLVSQGSLVLSRIQILILDEADHMLDLGFIKDIRDLMKHLPKRRQTLFFSATINDKIKKLAYSLVNNAIRIQISPKDPVAKNIEHGVAFIDMDDKRFFLADVINNNADKKILVFVRTKVRAERVKAAMERVNIETETIHSDVIQEEREHTMADFRSGKLKVLIATDVSARGIDIPQVEYVINYDLPDTAEFYVHRVGRTGRGRAKGIAISFCSEEEKKVLAEIEENMGKAVSRIEMTNREYHLTLEMPAEKEDTNWKNLLDQDIPKTNSHKKKKKNKKRHMRS
- a CDS encoding T9SS type A sorting domain-containing protein, whose protein sequence is MKYSLAIILLSLTICLNSGFSQIVYTDIEPDTILIGSQSSKYLDIDGDNINDFALFHDTVFTAWPNDSGMVNGIAHFNGNEILCVIDGHMYPNSLYYNYTVDIGAQVWANYENNVPLFVYAMVNGEYQNWGYFQKMTTDRFIGIKMNNGAGTFFGWIRIYIHPSGSYLVCRDFAYNSLPNAEIYAGEGIPTGKTNNVVAIDDSDFGDGRDIKLTFSKAENEFTVFQYRAFVVKAEDTSTFDIVKALAVPVGNCLGIPPNGSDRNLNLKENSKDIDGDLIVQNTEYVLFVVSYPRGTRAEDYQISSSDPFVLLNTIGINEADNLSEYYFYSNNSCYLNGNSNGVDFVIYDLSGKIVAKYAEVKDSRGISGLTKGIYIMAIHDKGTIRQAKFIILE